Proteins encoded in a region of the Massilia sp. UMI-21 genome:
- the infC gene encoding translation initiation factor IF-3 produces the protein MATDKQNRINGEITHPEMRLNGVDNEPLGIVTLAEAFRLAEEKNVDLVEIAPNAVPPVCRLMDYGKFKYSEQKKAHEAKLKQKIIQVKEVKFRPGTDEGDYSIKLRNLIKFLEEGDKTKITLRFRGREMAHQDIGMRMLERLRGDLEEVGQVEQFPKLEGRQMIMIVAPKKKK, from the coding sequence ATAGCTACTGACAAACAGAATCGCATCAACGGCGAGATCACCCATCCCGAAATGCGCCTGAACGGTGTGGACAACGAACCGCTGGGCATCGTGACCCTGGCGGAAGCGTTCCGCCTGGCCGAAGAAAAGAACGTCGACCTGGTCGAAATCGCGCCGAACGCGGTTCCGCCGGTCTGCCGCCTGATGGATTACGGCAAGTTCAAGTATTCGGAGCAGAAGAAGGCGCACGAAGCCAAGCTGAAGCAGAAGATCATCCAGGTCAAGGAAGTCAAGTTCCGTCCAGGTACCGATGAAGGCGACTACAGCATCAAGCTGCGTAACCTCATCAAGTTCCTGGAAGAAGGCGACAAGACCAAGATCACGCTGCGCTTCCGCGGCCGCGAAATGGCGCACCAGGACATCGGTATGCGCATGCTCGAGCGCCTGCGCGGCGACCTCGAGGAAGTCGGCCAGGTCGAGCAGTTCCCGAAGCTCGAGGGTCGCCAGATGATCATGATCGTTGCGCCGAAGAAGAAGAAGTAA
- a CDS encoding response regulator transcription factor — MVLPLLLVEDDAVLADGLVRTLQAQDIQVELLRDGLAADARLQGSLPAVVVLDIGLPGIDGFEVLRRLRARGATTPVLLLTARDAVEDRVRGLETGADDYLVKPFASAELVARIRALARRVAPAPVQVGLGRLSLDSASRRARVGERALDLSAREWGVLEYLLQHAGRVVSKQQIIDAIAPWGDDLTLNAVEVYVSRLRLKLDGAGVAIRTIRGFGYLLESQP; from the coding sequence ATGGTCCTGCCCCTGCTGCTGGTCGAAGACGACGCCGTGCTGGCCGACGGTCTGGTGCGCACCCTGCAGGCCCAGGACATCCAGGTCGAACTGCTGCGCGACGGCCTCGCCGCCGACGCCCGGCTGCAGGGCAGCCTGCCCGCGGTCGTGGTGCTCGACATCGGCCTGCCCGGCATCGACGGCTTCGAAGTCCTACGCCGCCTGCGGGCCCGTGGCGCCACCACGCCGGTGCTGCTGCTGACCGCGCGCGACGCCGTCGAGGACCGGGTGCGCGGCCTGGAAACCGGCGCCGACGACTACCTGGTCAAGCCCTTCGCCAGCGCCGAACTGGTCGCGCGCATCCGCGCTCTGGCGCGGCGGGTGGCGCCCGCGCCGGTCCAGGTCGGCCTCGGCCGCCTCAGTCTCGACAGTGCAAGTCGCCGCGCGCGTGTCGGAGAGCGCGCCCTCGATCTGTCGGCGCGCGAGTGGGGCGTGCTCGAATACCTGCTGCAGCACGCCGGCCGGGTGGTGTCCAAGCAGCAGATCATCGACGCCATTGCGCCCTGGGGCGACGACCTGACCCTGAATGCGGTCGAGGTCTATGTCTCGCGCCTGCGCCTGAAGCTCGACGGGGCCGGGGTGGCGATCCGCACCATCCGCGGCTTCGGCTACCTGCTCGAAAGCCAACCTTGA
- the rplT gene encoding 50S ribosomal protein L20: protein MPRVKRGVTARARHKKVLELAKGYRGRRSKVFRIAKQAVMRAGQYAYRDRRNKKRVFRALWITRINAASRSHGMTYSAFMNGLKKSGIELDRKVLADMAVHDKPAFAAIVTAAKAKLAA, encoded by the coding sequence ATGCCTCGAGTAAAACGTGGGGTTACTGCACGTGCCCGTCACAAGAAAGTCCTTGAACTTGCAAAAGGCTACCGTGGTCGCCGCAGCAAGGTATTCCGTATTGCCAAGCAAGCAGTCATGCGCGCCGGCCAGTACGCATACCGCGACCGCCGCAACAAGAAGCGCGTTTTCCGCGCACTGTGGATCACCCGTATCAACGCGGCATCGCGTTCGCACGGCATGACCTACAGCGCCTTCATGAACGGCCTGAAGAAGTCCGGGATTGAACTGGACCGTAAAGTCCTGGCCGACATGGCAGTGCACGACAAGCCGGCATTCGCCGCGATTGTCACCGCCGCCAAGGCCAAGCTGGCTGCCTGA
- a CDS encoding integration host factor subunit alpha, producing the protein MNNNDVDSVVFQEALAADLHRATQVARMRKEAEQALPTLTKAELAELLFEQVGLNKREAKDMVETFFDEIRNALERGEAVKLSGFGNFQLRDKPQRPGRNPKTGEEIPITARRVVTFHASQKLKGMVEETSPSSNSLARAA; encoded by the coding sequence ATTAATAACAACGACGTTGACTCGGTCGTATTCCAGGAAGCACTGGCGGCCGATCTGCATCGCGCGACGCAAGTGGCGCGCATGCGGAAGGAAGCAGAGCAGGCATTACCGACCTTGACCAAGGCCGAGCTGGCCGAGCTGCTGTTCGAGCAGGTCGGCCTGAACAAGCGCGAAGCCAAGGACATGGTCGAGACCTTCTTTGACGAAATCCGCAACGCGCTCGAGCGCGGCGAAGCGGTCAAGCTGTCCGGCTTCGGCAACTTCCAGTTGCGCGACAAACCGCAGCGGCCGGGTCGCAATCCGAAAACCGGGGAAGAGATTCCCATCACGGCGCGGCGCGTCGTGACCTTCCACGCCAGCCAGAAGCTTAAGGGAATGGTCGAGGAGACCAGTCCTTCGAGTAACTCGCTGGCCCGAGCTGCCTGA
- a CDS encoding MerR family transcriptional regulator — translation MSERPNKPESIVLPPIPAKRYFTIGEVSDLCGVKPHVLRYWEQEFTQLKPVKRRGNRRYYQHHEVLLIRRIRELLYEQGFTISGARNRLDGRGHELLSADETELPAAPGIDVEAVRAELLDILAFLKHGSSPGSAA, via the coding sequence ATGAGCGAACGACCGAACAAGCCTGAATCCATTGTCCTGCCGCCGATCCCGGCGAAGCGTTACTTCACGATCGGTGAAGTGAGCGATTTGTGCGGTGTCAAACCGCACGTTCTGCGTTACTGGGAACAGGAATTTACCCAGCTTAAGCCGGTCAAACGCCGAGGTAACCGTCGTTATTACCAGCACCACGAAGTGCTGCTGATCCGCCGTATCCGCGAATTGCTCTACGAACAGGGCTTTACCATCAGCGGTGCGCGCAACCGCCTCGACGGCCGCGGCCACGAACTGCTCAGCGCGGACGAAACCGAGCTGCCTGCGGCGCCCGGCATCGACGTCGAAGCGGTGCGGGCCGAACTGCTCGACATCCTCGCGTTCCTCAAGCACGGCAGCAGCCCCGGCAGCGCCGCCTGA
- a CDS encoding phenylalanine--tRNA ligase subunit beta, translating to MQFSENWLRSLVNPQLSSDELSHLLTMSGLEVEEVEPVAPPFTNVVVAEVKEVAKHPDADRLNVCQVDVGTGTLLNIVCGAPNVRAGMKAICAKAGAVLPPGADGKPFAIKVGKLRGVESQGMMCSAKELKISEESAGLMELPPDAPVGADIRDYLGLDDLKFTIKLTPNKADCLSVLGVAREVSALTGAPLHVPTTEQLAVTLDDILPVTISAPDLCGRFTGRVIRGLNARAATPDWMKQRLERSGQRSVSALVDISNYVMLEVGRPSHVFDLSKIHGGLDVRWGKRGESLKLLNGNTVAVDEWVGVIADDRQIESLAGIMGGDATAVSLDTTDIYLEAAFWWPNAIQGRARKYNFSTDAAHRFERGVDYATTAEHIERITALIVEICGTPDTRVGPVDDQAVNLPQRQPVAMRTARAAKVIGVPLTDELVADIFTRLQLPFTFDAGSDGPGVFHVSSPSYRFDIEIEEDLIEEVARVYGFENIPTRPPVAPTAMLVEPEDTRSLFAIRHQLADLGYQEVVNMSFVEAQWEQDFAANSAPIRLQNPIASQLSVMRSNLVGSLVANVRYNVNRKAGRVRAFEVGAVFARNPQVEDGPLSIAGFDQPKRVAAIAYGPVNDEQWGEKTRPVDFFDVKADLEALFAPATLRFVKGEHPALHPGRSALVELDGKHIGFIGELHPRWLQKYDLPQAPVLFEVDAEALRRRAVPAYAEISKFPGATRDLALVVKQGVSAQEVLDTFHAEIASNPGGKIVQAVVLFDEYRGKGLETDEKSLAFRFGLQDTQSTLQDDAVDALMAAVARAAQEKVGAKLRA from the coding sequence ATGCAATTCTCCGAAAACTGGCTCCGTTCCCTGGTGAACCCGCAGCTGAGCTCCGACGAACTGTCGCACCTCCTGACCATGTCCGGCCTCGAAGTCGAGGAAGTCGAGCCGGTTGCGCCGCCGTTCACGAACGTGGTGGTGGCCGAGGTCAAGGAAGTCGCCAAGCACCCGGACGCCGACCGCCTCAACGTCTGCCAGGTGGACGTCGGCACCGGCACCCTCCTGAACATCGTCTGCGGCGCACCGAACGTGCGCGCCGGCATGAAGGCGATCTGCGCCAAGGCCGGCGCCGTGCTGCCGCCGGGCGCCGACGGCAAGCCCTTCGCGATCAAGGTCGGTAAACTCCGCGGCGTCGAATCGCAGGGCATGATGTGCTCGGCCAAGGAACTCAAGATCTCGGAAGAGAGCGCCGGCCTGATGGAACTGCCGCCTGACGCACCGGTGGGCGCCGACATCCGCGACTACCTCGGCCTGGACGACCTGAAGTTCACCATCAAGCTCACCCCGAACAAGGCCGATTGCCTGTCGGTGCTGGGCGTGGCACGCGAAGTGTCGGCCCTGACCGGCGCCCCGCTGCACGTGCCGACCACCGAGCAGCTTGCCGTCACGCTTGACGACATCCTGCCGGTGACCATCTCCGCCCCGGACCTGTGCGGCCGTTTCACGGGACGCGTCATCCGCGGCCTGAATGCGCGCGCAGCCACCCCCGACTGGATGAAGCAGCGCCTCGAGCGCAGCGGCCAGCGCTCGGTGTCGGCCCTGGTCGACATCTCGAACTACGTGATGCTCGAAGTCGGCCGTCCGTCGCACGTGTTCGACCTGAGCAAGATCCACGGCGGCCTGGACGTCCGCTGGGGCAAGCGGGGCGAGTCGCTCAAGCTCCTCAACGGCAACACCGTCGCGGTCGACGAGTGGGTCGGCGTGATCGCCGACGACAGGCAGATCGAATCGCTGGCCGGCATCATGGGTGGCGACGCCACCGCCGTCAGCCTGGACACCACCGACATCTACCTGGAAGCGGCGTTCTGGTGGCCGAACGCGATCCAGGGCCGCGCCCGCAAGTACAACTTCTCGACCGATGCCGCGCACCGCTTCGAGCGCGGCGTGGACTACGCGACCACCGCCGAGCACATCGAGCGCATCACCGCGCTGATCGTCGAGATCTGCGGCACCCCGGATACCCGGGTCGGTCCGGTCGACGACCAGGCCGTGAACCTGCCGCAGCGACAGCCGGTCGCCATGCGCACCGCGCGCGCCGCAAAAGTGATCGGCGTGCCGCTGACCGACGAACTGGTGGCCGACATCTTTACCCGCCTGCAACTGCCGTTCACCTTCGACGCCGGTAGCGATGGGCCGGGCGTGTTCCACGTGAGCTCGCCGTCCTACCGTTTCGACATCGAGATCGAGGAAGACCTGATCGAGGAAGTCGCGCGCGTGTACGGCTTCGAGAACATCCCGACCCGCCCTCCGGTCGCCCCGACCGCCATGCTGGTCGAGCCGGAAGACACCCGCTCGCTGTTCGCGATCCGCCACCAGCTGGCCGACCTCGGTTACCAGGAAGTGGTGAACATGAGCTTCGTGGAAGCTCAGTGGGAGCAGGATTTCGCCGCGAACAGCGCGCCGATCCGCCTGCAGAACCCGATCGCCAGCCAGCTGAGCGTGATGCGCTCGAACCTGGTGGGCAGCCTGGTGGCGAACGTGCGCTACAACGTCAACCGCAAGGCCGGCCGCGTGCGCGCGTTCGAAGTCGGCGCCGTCTTCGCGCGCAACCCGCAGGTAGAGGACGGCCCGCTGTCGATCGCCGGTTTCGACCAGCCGAAACGGGTCGCGGCGATCGCCTACGGCCCGGTCAATGACGAGCAGTGGGGCGAGAAGACCCGCCCGGTCGACTTCTTCGACGTCAAGGCCGACCTCGAGGCGCTGTTCGCCCCGGCGACCCTGCGCTTCGTGAAAGGCGAGCACCCGGCGCTGCATCCGGGCCGCAGCGCCCTGGTGGAGCTCGACGGCAAGCACATCGGTTTCATCGGCGAACTGCATCCACGCTGGCTGCAGAAATACGACCTGCCGCAGGCGCCGGTCCTGTTCGAAGTCGATGCCGAGGCGCTGCGCCGGCGCGCCGTGCCGGCCTATGCCGAGATTTCGAAGTTCCCGGGCGCGACGCGCGACCTGGCGCTGGTGGTGAAGCAGGGCGTGTCGGCCCAGGAAGTGCTCGATACCTTCCATGCCGAAATTGCATCGAATCCTGGCGGCAAGATCGTGCAAGCCGTTGTTTTGTTTGATGAATACCGCGGCAAGGGGCTGGAGACGGATGAAAAAAGCCTTGCTTTCCGCTTTGGCTTGCAAGATACTCAATCGACGCTGCAGGACGACGCGGTGGACGCCCTCATGGCGGCCGTGGCGCGTGCGGCACAAGAAAAAGTCGGCGCAAAGCTGCGTGCATGA
- the pheS gene encoding phenylalanine--tRNA ligase subunit alpha, with protein MQSLEDLVSAAQADFAGAPDAAALENAKARYLGKTGQITDLMKGLGKLDPEQRKAQGALINAAKEKIEGALTGRRDALANAQLEARLNLEAIDVTLPGRGRAKGGIHPVMRTWERVEQIFRSIGFDVADGPEIETDWTNFTALNSPENHPARSMQDTFYIEGNDSSGKPLLLRTHTSPMQVRYARTHTPPIKVIAPGRTYRVDSDATHSPMFHQVEGLWIGEDISFADLKGVYLNFVKAFFETDDLQVRFRPSYFPFTEPSAEIDIAFGSGPLKGRWLEVSGAGQVHPTVVRNFGLDPEKFIGFAFGSGLERLTMLRYGINDLRLFYEGDLRFLKQFN; from the coding sequence ATGCAATCGCTGGAAGATCTCGTCTCCGCCGCACAGGCTGATTTCGCTGGCGCGCCCGACGCCGCCGCACTCGAAAATGCCAAAGCCAGATACCTGGGCAAGACCGGGCAAATCACCGACCTGATGAAGGGCCTGGGCAAGCTCGACCCGGAACAGCGCAAGGCGCAGGGCGCCCTGATCAATGCCGCCAAAGAAAAAATCGAAGGGGCACTGACCGGCCGCCGCGACGCCCTGGCGAATGCCCAGCTCGAAGCGCGCCTGAACCTGGAGGCGATCGACGTCACGCTGCCCGGCCGCGGCCGCGCCAAGGGCGGCATCCATCCGGTGATGCGCACCTGGGAACGCGTCGAGCAGATCTTCCGCTCGATCGGCTTCGACGTGGCCGACGGCCCCGAGATCGAAACCGACTGGACCAACTTCACCGCACTGAACAGCCCGGAAAACCACCCGGCCCGTTCGATGCAGGACACCTTCTATATCGAGGGCAATGACAGCAGCGGCAAGCCGCTGCTGCTGCGCACCCACACCAGCCCGATGCAGGTGCGCTACGCGCGCACCCACACGCCGCCGATCAAGGTGATCGCGCCGGGCCGCACCTACCGCGTCGACAGCGACGCCACCCACTCGCCGATGTTCCACCAGGTCGAAGGCCTGTGGATCGGCGAGGACATCAGCTTCGCCGACCTCAAGGGCGTGTACCTCAACTTCGTCAAGGCCTTCTTCGAGACCGACGACCTGCAGGTGCGCTTCCGTCCGTCCTACTTCCCGTTCACCGAACCGTCGGCCGAAATCGACATCGCGTTCGGTTCCGGTCCGCTCAAGGGGCGCTGGCTCGAGGTCTCGGGCGCCGGCCAGGTGCATCCGACCGTGGTGCGCAACTTCGGCCTGGATCCGGAAAAATTCATCGGTTTCGCGTTCGGCTCCGGCCTCGAGCGCCTGACCATGCTGCGCTACGGGATCAACGACCTGCGCCTGTTCTACGAGGGCGACCTGCGATTCCTGAAGCAATTCAATTAA
- the rpmI gene encoding 50S ribosomal protein L35, with the protein MPKMKTKSSAKKRFRVRPGGTVKSGMAFKRHILTKKTTKNKRQLRGTRNINASDVTSVYRMMPSA; encoded by the coding sequence ATGCCAAAAATGAAAACCAAAAGCTCCGCGAAGAAGCGTTTTCGCGTGCGTCCGGGCGGTACCGTGAAGTCGGGTATGGCGTTCAAGCGTCACATCCTGACCAAGAAGACCACCAAGAACAAGCGTCAGCTGCGCGGCACCCGTAACATCAATGCGTCGGACGTGACCAGCGTCTACCGCATGATGCCTTCCGCTTAA
- a CDS encoding Crp/Fnr family transcriptional regulator — protein sequence MNNTQLGGMHKAQHKIPATSEPVKAASRPVVSYSGTQQNELLGALPRQDLESLFEHLELVPLPFGKELFEYGSKLEYVYFPTTAIVSLLYVMEDGATTEIAVVGHEGAVGVSLFMGERATCSAVVQSAGYGYRLKTQFLRDAFNKGGALPQLLMRYTNALFAQMAQNAVGGRHSSIEQKLCRWLLDRLDRSASMELKVTQELISIMLGVRRESITAAAGKLQDEGLIQYRRGNITVLDRAGLEEYAGECYKVAKSEYDRLLSDVAR from the coding sequence ATGAACAACACTCAACTTGGTGGTATGCACAAAGCGCAACACAAGATCCCAGCCACGAGTGAGCCTGTGAAAGCCGCGTCCCGCCCCGTTGTCAGCTATAGCGGCACCCAGCAGAACGAACTGCTCGGCGCCCTGCCCCGCCAAGACCTGGAAAGCCTGTTCGAGCACCTGGAGCTCGTCCCCCTGCCATTCGGCAAAGAGTTGTTCGAGTATGGCAGCAAATTGGAATACGTGTATTTTCCCACCACGGCAATCGTGTCGCTGCTGTACGTGATGGAAGATGGCGCGACCACCGAAATCGCGGTGGTCGGCCACGAAGGCGCGGTCGGCGTGTCGCTGTTCATGGGTGAGCGCGCCACCTGCAGCGCCGTGGTGCAAAGCGCCGGCTACGGCTACCGCCTGAAGACCCAGTTCCTGCGCGATGCCTTCAACAAGGGCGGCGCCCTGCCCCAGCTCCTGATGCGCTACACCAACGCCCTGTTCGCCCAGATGGCCCAGAACGCCGTCGGCGGCCGCCACAGCTCGATCGAGCAGAAACTGTGCCGCTGGCTGCTCGACCGCCTGGACCGTTCGGCCAGCATGGAACTGAAAGTGACCCAGGAACTCATCTCGATCATGCTGGGCGTGCGCCGCGAGAGCATCACCGCCGCCGCCGGCAAGCTGCAGGACGAAGGCCTGATCCAGTACCGCCGCGGCAACATCACGGTGCTCGACCGTGCGGGCCTGGAAGAATACGCCGGCGAATGCTACAAGGTCGCCAAATCGGAATACGACCGCCTGCTGTCCGACGTGGCGCGTTAA
- a CDS encoding CHASE3 domain-containing protein: protein MYFSTAFEGKRLHGLPLSKTLLCVACVVILVINAIFLIRNLDDLRSANALQAQTARVSDELQLLNLLVTDAESGLRGYFLSGSEVNLGPLHAAPQQIDKQLRALGVLVADNPSQTRNLAQLRSLVQRKLGLMHQSLEVYRQGGLVDIVAISAAADERGQMDEIRLQVVIMTREQNELLAARTGAFYQQSRRTVLFGVGINAVAILVILLFHNLVQRSFGLRLEAEAALQQTNDSLEAIVAERTAQLSVLSRHLIKVSEEEKSRLARELHDEMGANLTAIGMDMSTVSEQLKGSHPELVSMLGRARRTLVDTVQLKRRIIENLRPSLLDNMGLSAALQSYCADYARVTALECDVLVDVEVDSAGPMQAIALFRITQEALNNIAKYAQARTVIVNLTREPDGWELEITDDGIGIPMDAMARSKSHGLLGMRERALLLGGSLHVERGVNGIGTCVRASLPAAAPGGEGEEGAGRSGIAPQLARAQMKAPSQLPGTALEDQHQGQPGKTPDGTRVSS from the coding sequence ATGTATTTTTCCACCGCCTTCGAAGGCAAGCGCTTGCACGGCCTGCCGCTTTCCAAGACCCTGTTGTGTGTCGCCTGCGTCGTGATCCTGGTCATCAACGCGATCTTCCTGATCCGCAACCTCGACGACCTGCGTTCCGCCAACGCCCTGCAGGCCCAGACCGCACGCGTGTCGGACGAGCTCCAGCTGCTCAACCTGCTGGTGACCGATGCCGAAAGCGGACTGCGCGGCTACTTCCTGTCCGGCTCGGAAGTGAATCTCGGGCCCCTGCACGCGGCGCCGCAGCAGATCGACAAGCAGCTACGCGCGCTCGGCGTGCTGGTGGCCGATAATCCATCCCAGACCAGGAATCTGGCCCAGCTGCGCAGCCTGGTGCAGCGCAAGCTCGGCCTGATGCACCAGTCGCTCGAGGTCTATCGCCAGGGCGGGCTGGTCGATATCGTCGCGATCTCGGCGGCGGCCGACGAGCGCGGGCAGATGGACGAGATCCGCCTGCAAGTCGTGATCATGACGCGCGAACAGAATGAACTGCTGGCGGCCCGCACCGGGGCGTTCTACCAACAGTCGCGCCGTACCGTGCTGTTCGGGGTCGGCATCAATGCCGTGGCGATCCTTGTCATCCTGCTGTTCCATAACCTGGTGCAGCGCAGTTTCGGCCTGCGCCTGGAGGCCGAAGCCGCGCTGCAGCAGACCAACGACAGCCTGGAAGCCATCGTCGCCGAGCGCACCGCGCAGCTGTCGGTGCTGTCGCGCCACCTGATCAAGGTGTCGGAAGAAGAAAAGTCGCGCCTGGCGCGCGAACTGCACGACGAGATGGGCGCCAACCTGACGGCCATCGGCATGGACATGAGCACGGTCAGCGAGCAGCTCAAGGGAAGCCATCCGGAACTGGTGTCCATGCTGGGCCGGGCGCGCAGGACCCTGGTCGACACCGTCCAGCTGAAGCGCCGCATCATCGAGAACCTGCGTCCAAGCCTGCTCGACAACATGGGCCTCTCGGCGGCGCTGCAGAGCTATTGCGCCGACTACGCGCGCGTGACCGCGCTCGAATGCGACGTCCTGGTCGATGTCGAGGTCGACAGCGCCGGCCCGATGCAGGCGATTGCACTGTTCCGCATCACCCAGGAAGCCCTGAACAACATCGCCAAGTACGCCCAGGCGCGCACGGTGATCGTCAACCTGACGCGCGAGCCCGACGGCTGGGAGCTGGAAATCACGGACGACGGCATCGGTATTCCCATGGATGCGATGGCCCGGTCGAAGTCGCACGGCCTGCTGGGCATGCGGGAGCGCGCGCTGCTGTTGGGCGGCAGCCTGCACGTGGAACGCGGCGTGAATGGGATCGGCACCTGCGTACGCGCCTCGCTTCCGGCGGCGGCGCCGGGCGGAGAGGGTGAAGAGGGCGCTGGACGGAGTGGCATTGCGCCGCAGTTGGCGCGCGCCCAAATGAAAGCGCCGTCCCAGTTGCCTGGAACGGCGCTCGAGGATCAGCACCAGGGGCAGCCGGGCAAGACACCCGACGGCACCCGCGTCAGTTCTTAA
- a CDS encoding response regulator transcription factor, producing the protein MIRVAICDDHQIVRAGFKQIFSSSGEFEVVAEGATGREALDIARREICDVLLLDIAMPDQSGIDILRTIRQGQPNLPVLILSGYPAQQYALNLFKMGANGYLNKECEADELKTAVRTVFQGRRYVSSTVGELLAQSFDRDPNTALHTELSDREFQVFLRLAKGATVSDIGNALSLSIKTVSTYRTRIMEKMGLQSNSDLTYYAMKNNLLD; encoded by the coding sequence ATGATACGCGTTGCCATTTGTGACGATCACCAAATAGTTCGAGCTGGATTCAAACAGATTTTCTCGTCGTCGGGCGAATTCGAAGTCGTCGCCGAAGGCGCTACCGGGCGTGAGGCCCTCGACATCGCCCGTCGCGAAATCTGCGACGTGCTTCTGCTCGACATCGCGATGCCCGACCAGAGCGGCATCGATATCCTGCGTACCATCCGCCAGGGCCAGCCCAACCTGCCGGTACTGATCCTGTCCGGCTATCCGGCGCAGCAGTATGCACTGAACCTGTTCAAGATGGGCGCCAACGGCTACCTGAACAAGGAGTGCGAGGCGGACGAGCTCAAGACCGCGGTGCGTACCGTGTTCCAGGGCCGCCGCTACGTGAGCTCGACCGTGGGCGAGTTGCTGGCGCAGAGCTTCGACCGCGATCCGAATACGGCGCTGCACACCGAGTTGTCGGACCGCGAGTTCCAGGTCTTCCTGCGACTGGCGAAAGGCGCGACCGTGTCGGACATCGGCAATGCCCTGTCCCTGTCGATCAAGACCGTGTCGACCTACCGCACCCGCATCATGGAAAAAATGGGCCTGCAGTCCAACAGCGACCTGACCTATTACGCCATGAAGAACAACCTGCTCGACTAG